In Komagataeibacter sucrofermentans DSM 15973, the genomic window GCTGCCCGATGTCAGGATATGCGCCACGAGCTGCGTTGCGGCAATATCCGGGTTGGCGGGGGTGCCCGCGCCATCGAGTGACAGGGCGGAGAGGTGGATGACCGGCGTGCTCGCTGGCAGTGTGCAGGGCGGCAGGTCGGTATCGGTCACGATGGCCGCATCGGGGTAGCAGGCCAGCAGGTGCGCAAGCGGGCCTGCGGCCCTGCTACCCGGCAGCACGCTGTACTGCCCGCGCAGCACGGCGGCACAGAAGGCGGCGGTAAAGTACAGCCTGTCGCGGCACAGGTTGATGATGGGCCGTGGGGGCAGCGTCGCGGCAAGGGCGTGGGCCGCATGGAGCACGCTATTGCCGGTTATGAGGCGTTCCGGTGTTCTGAACAGGGGGGCTGCCGGATGACCGAGCAGGGGAAACGCATGCATGGTGATGGCTTAGGACGGGGAATGCGCTGCTATGTAATGGGTCAGGCTGCGCACGGAGCGGAAAATATCCACTTTATCGGCATTGTCCGAACGGAGCTCCACTCCATACTGCCGCTTGATCGCCAGCGAGAGTTCCAGCGCATCAATGGAGTCCAGGCCAAGGCCATCGCCAAACAGGGGGGCATCCATCTCGATTGTGGAGACGGGCATGTCCAGTTGCAGGGTCTCTACAATAAGCGCCGCTATTTCGGTTTCTGATGGAGATGGAGGGTTTTCCGCCACTAATTTATGCCTATTACTTACATTAATATCAGAAGGTTTCTGGCCGCGAGCATACCCCGCCCCATGGCCTGTAACAATGCAGAATCATTCTGTAACAGCAGCCGGGGTTTTTGCATCGCGCTTCAGTGTGATGCCGGTATGGTAGATCCTTACGGTCAGGCGGTCATATGCGTTTAGCTGGCATTATCATGCTCTTTGTGGCGAGTGTAGGGGCGCATGTCTTCTCGGCCATGGGGCTTGTGGTCCCTGCCGCGCGCTGGCTGGTAACGGGGCAGGCGCTGGGGGGTGGCCTGCTGCTGGCGGCTTCAGCCATTCGCGGGCGGCTGGCGTGGGGGCTGTGTCTTGCGGCCCTTGCAGCACTCGGATACGGGCTGCCCCCCGGTTTCGTGCTGCTGGCGGATTCCGTGGTGCTGTACGGCGTGATTCAGGGCGCGTTACTGCTACTGTTCGCCCGCACCCTGCGCCCCGGGCATGAGCCGCTTGTCACCATGCTGGCACGCCAGGTGCACGGCACGCTACGGCCCGACGTGTTGCTTTATACCCGCCAGCTGACATGGGCATGGACCCTTTTCTTTGCGGTGCAATTGATCCTGCCCGCCCTCCTTGCGCTGGCGGGGCCTGCGGGGTGGTGGCGCGCGGTGCTGCATGGGGCGAGCATGCCGCTTGTGCTGGTCATGTTCGGGGTTGAAGCGGGGGTGCGGCGCTGGCGCATCCGCAATTTCGATCACGCCTCGATCATGGACTCCGTCAGGGCCTTCAATAACCGCGCGCGGGGGTGAGGGGCGGCCTTTTTACGTCCGTGCGGCGCGCCTGCGCAGGGGCAGCAGGCATAGTCGCGCCAGAAAAATGATCATGAGCCGCACATGCATGCGGATCAGCAGCAGGTTGTCGCGCAGGTAGTGAAAGTGGGAGATGCCCCCTTCATCGTGGCTGAGGTAGCGCACGGGTGAATCAAGATTGACGCAGGCCAGCCCGCGCCAGCACAGGCGCACGGCGGCCTCGGGGTCGAAATCATAACGGCGCATGCCCGATACGCCATCCATGACCGCCAGCAGGTCGGCCGCGGGATAGACCCGGAAGCCGAACAGTGAATCCCCGATGTCGCTGCCCGGCGTTTCCAGTCGCGCCCACCAGTTGGAAACCCGGCGCCCCTGCACCCGCAGGGCAGGTGCATCAGCGGCAAAGACCGGCCGCCCCAGAATCAGGGCCGCCGGCGCGCGGCATGATGCATCGATGAACCGGCCAATCTGCCCGGCAGGGTGCTGCCCGTCGGCATCCATGGTCAGGATATGGGTGTAACCATGCGTGCGCGCCCAGCGCAGCCCGTGATGGATGGCCGCCCCCTTGCCCCGGTTGCGCGGCAGGTGCACCACCGACAGGCCGGGATGCGTGGCGGCAAGGGCGGGCAGGCTGTTGGCGCTGCCATCGGTGCTGCCATCAACCACAACCAGCACGTCGGGCCAGAAGGCCAGCGCCTCGGCCACCGTGCGCGCCAGGACCGGGCCGGTATTGTAGGAGGGAATCACGACAAGATGGCGCGGGGCGGGCGGGTTCATGCCATGCCTCCATGCGGGGCCTGCCGGGCAAGGGCCTCGGTCAGCCAGGCCTGCACCTGCCCGGCCAGTTCGCGTGATGTCATGGCGCGGGTGGCCTGCGGGGGCAGGGTCGCGCCGCGCGTGACGGTATAGGTAATGGGCAGCGCGGGGCAACGCAGCAGGGAGGCGCCTTTGCGCAGATAGGGCGAGCTGGTGGTAATGACCATTGTCTGCACCGTGCAGCCCGCCTGCATGGCAATGGCGGCAAAGGCGGGGTGAAAGGCGTTATCCGCCCGCGCCCGGCCCGAGCGCGTGCCCTCGGGGAACAGCAGGATGGGCTGGCCCGCGCGCGCATGCGCCACCGCGCTGCGGATCAGGCGCAGCGGCGTGTCGTTGCCGGGATATTGCGCAAGCCGCAGCGCCGCGCCGTAAAACGGGTGATCGAGCAGGGACTGCTTGGTTACGCACACAAGATCGGGCAGGTAGGCGGTGAACAGCATGGCATCCATCAGCGATGGATGGTTGGCCACCACCACGGTGTTGCGGATATGGGCCAGCGCCTTGAGGTCGTGCGGGTTGCACCGGATTCCGCCCAGCCCGCGCAGCACGTTGAGCGACAGCCGCGACATGACCCAGATCCATCGCCGCCCGACCATGCCCCGCCACCTGCGCGGCACGACAGGGGCCAGCAGCAGCGCAACAGTATTGAATACCGCAAAGGCCCAGACAGCATAGACAAGGCCGATGCAGAAAATAATTCTATGCCAGCCTCTCCGCGCCATCTTGCGTATCATATCCATAAAACAGAACCGGGCCACCACGACAGGACAGGCGCCTGAGAACCCATTATGGCGGAAGGAGGCGTAACTGCCTAATAGGCCCTGCATCGCCCCGGTTATGGCTGATGCACACACGAATGCCCACAACGGAAAACACAAAAAGCGCCGGACGCGCCAGCGTTGTGATGCAGATTGCAGCCATTATTGAAAAAGGAGAATGGTGGAGGGAGTTGGATTCGAACCAACGTAGGCGTACACCAGCGGATTTACAGTCCGCCCCCTTTAGCCACTCGGGCATCCCTCCAGGTTGGGCGGGTAATTACGGGGTATGAGGGGGTGAGTCAAGGGCGTGGATGAAAAATTTGCGCCAATTTTGGTTTGGGGGAATGACGCCGCTGCCCGTTGGGCTTAAAGAGCAATCATGAACATGCGCACATCCCGCCGCCGTGGGGCCTCGTCCGGGGCTCATTCTGCTTCTTCCGCCCGCGCCACACCCGAAAGGGGCGGCAGGCGGGGTGGCCGTGGGGCCGCATCGGCTCCCGCTGGCACATGCTGGCTGTATGGCCTGCATGCGGTTCAGGCCGCGCTTGAAAACCCGGCCCGCAAGCTGCGCCAGCTTCTGGTCACGGCGGAAGCGCAGGAAACCCTGGTCGCAAAGCTTGAAGGCGGCTTTCCCATCCAGGCCGTCCGCGCCGAGCGTGCCCAGCTTGATGCGCTGTGCGGCCCTGACGCCGTGCATCAGGGCATGGCGCTGCTTGCCGACATGCTAAGCCCGCCCGATCTTGATACGGTGCTTGAACAGCCCGGCCCCGTGCTGGTGCTCGATCAGGTGACCGATCCGCGCAACGTGGGCGCGATCCTGCGCTCGGCGGCAGCCTTTGGCGCGGTGGCGGTGGTGATGCAGGACCGCAATGCCCCTGACGAGACCGGCACGCTTGCGCGCGCGGCCTCGGGCGCGCTCGAGATCGTGCCGCTGATCCGCGTGGTCAACCTCTCGCGCGTGCTCGATGCGCTCAAGGCGCGTGGCCTGTGGGTGGTGGGGCTTGATGCGGGTGGCGGCATTCTGGATGGCGCGGCCTTCCACCAGCGTCGCGTCGCCCTTGTGCTCGGGGCGGAGGGGGCAGGATTGCGGCGGCTGACACGCGAGCATTGCGATGAAATCGCGGGACTTGCCATGAGCAGCCAGATGGAAAGCCTCAACGTATCCAACGCCGCCGCCGTGGCGCTGTACGAGATGTTCCGCCACCGCTAGAGCAGCGCGAAAACAGTTTTGGGTGCTGCTTTTAAACAAGGCGGCACCCGGAAATCTTTATTCTGATTGCCCTGCCATAAGGGCCTGATGGTTTTTTCCGCGCACGCCGCGCATTGGTTGCAACGCCCGGCGAAGGGGTGGAAAACATGAAAAACTATTTATGTTATAACATGTAGCTTTGTTCCCCCATTATTGCCATTGGGGGAGCATGACACGATCACGTGAGAGGGCCATTCCGCCAGGCTGCGGAAAGTGGGGCATGGGGCTGCGGCGCCCGGCATGACGGATGGCTTGCTGCGTCGGTTCCGCTGGCTTTACGCCCCGCGCCTGACGGATTTCGGCTTTGCGCTGCGCACGACCATCGCCGCCCTGCTGGCACTCGTGCTGGCGTTGTGGATGGAGATGGATGACCCGCAATGGGCCCCCATGACCACATGGATCGTGGCCCAGAATTCACGCGGGCAGAGCATGTCCAAGGCGCGGTGGCGGCTTCTGGGCACCTGCCTTGGCGCGGTGGTGGGGGTCGCGCTTATTGCCGCCATGCCACAATCGGCGTGGCTGCTCTTTCCCGTGCTGGCCTTATGGGTGGGGGTGTGCTGCGGGCTGGCCACTTTCCTGCGTAATTTCCACTCCTACGCGCTGGTGCTCATGGCCTTTACCAGCGGGCTGATCGCGCTCAACGCGGCCAATGCGCCGCATCAGGTATTTGACATTGCCCTGTCGCGCTCGACCTACATCTTTCTGGGCATATTGTGCGAGAGCGCACTCGCTGCGGTGTTCGCCCCCAGCCTGATCGACGTGGCCCGGCGCGAGATCGGCCAGAAGGTGGGCGCTGCCATCGGGCAGGCCACGCAGGCCCTTGGCAGCATGATGCAGGGGCGCGAGGAGGCCTTCCTCAAGTCACGCACGCTGCTGGGCTCGGTCTTTTCCGTATCGGACCAGATCGAGTTCAGCGAGGTGGAGATGCAGCACCGCACCCGTGCGGGCGACCATGCGCGCGCGGCCCTCGCCGCGATTGCGGTGGTGATGTCACGCGGGCTGGGGCTGAGTGCGCGCATGCACGCCACGGCTGCCCTGCCGGCCGCCTTCGTCACCCCGCTGGCGCGTGCGCAGGCGCTGTTCGCCAGTATTCAGGCGGCCATGGCGGGGCCGGACCCGCTGGCTGCCATTCCCGCCCTGCGCGCGCAACTGCGCAACCTTGGGGCGGAATGCCGCCAGCAACTGGTCAATGACATCATTGCCGTATCAGGCCCCACGCCGCCGGGCCGGGCTGCGGGGCGGCAGCATCTTGATGGCTATATCCTCAATGCCTCGCTCGGCGTGCTGCTGGTGCGGCTTGATGCGGCGCTGGCGCATCTGGCGGCAACGCAGGTGGCGCCCGTGCATGACCATTTCCATTTCTCCATCCCGCCTTGGCGCGACCGCACGGCGGCGTGGCATAACGGCATCCGCTCGGCTGGCGCTGTGCTGATGGGCGGGCTGGTGTGGGAATGCACCGGCTGGCCCGATGGGGCGACCTTCGCCATGTTCGTGGTGGTGACATGCAGCCGCTTTGCCGCGAATGAAAACCCGGTGCGTGACAGCATCGGCTTTCTGCGCGGGGCGGTATGGGCGGTGCTGGTCGCGGCCATCATCACCTTCATGGTGCTGCCTGACCAGGCGGTGTGGGAGACGCTGGTGCTCTCGCTGTTTTTGCCCATGATGGTGGGCGGCCTCGCGCTGCGCGATGCGCGCACGGCGGGTACGGCGGCGCCCTATAACAACTTTCTGCCGTTCATGGTCTATCCGGGCAACCAGTCGCGGCTGGATGAACTGACCTTTTTCAACACCAACAGCGCGGTGGTGCTGGGCATCGGGTGCAGCGTGCTGGTGTTTCGCCTCGTGCTGCCCTTTGACCCCGATGCCGAGCGGTGGCGCATGCGCCGCCAGATCGTGCGCGACCTGCGCCGCATTGCGCTTGCCCCCGCCATACCCGACCCCGGCGCATGGGTGAACCGGCTCACCACCGGATTTGCGCGGCTGGTGCGGCATGCATCCACCATGTCCGATGCGCAGACCAATGCTTATCTTGATGGCGTGCTGTCGGCCATGACAGTGGGGCTGAACCTGATCCGCCTGCGCAGCCTGCTGGCCCGTGCCGGCCTGCCGCCCGCCGTGAATGCGGCGGTGGAGCGCACGCTTGCGGCTTTTGGCGCGTGGCGGGGCAACCCGCCGGTGGAACTCGCCCGCATCGTGGCGGCATCGCTTGCGCAGATGCGCGATGCGGTGGAGGGGGAAGCCAACCTGTCGCGCCGCCTCGATCTGGGGTGGAGCGTGGCCTATCTGGAAATACTGGCGCGTGAACTACATACCAATGCGCGGTTTTTTGATATTACGCGCCGTTTTCATCTGCCGCCTGATGGTATGAACAGGGAAACC contains:
- the rlmB gene encoding 23S rRNA (guanosine(2251)-2'-O)-methyltransferase RlmB; translated protein: MNMRTSRRRGASSGAHSASSARATPERGGRRGGRGAASAPAGTCWLYGLHAVQAALENPARKLRQLLVTAEAQETLVAKLEGGFPIQAVRAERAQLDALCGPDAVHQGMALLADMLSPPDLDTVLEQPGPVLVLDQVTDPRNVGAILRSAAAFGAVAVVMQDRNAPDETGTLARAASGALEIVPLIRVVNLSRVLDALKARGLWVVGLDAGGGILDGAAFHQRRVALVLGAEGAGLRRLTREHCDEIAGLAMSSQMESLNVSNAAAVALYEMFRHR
- a CDS encoding FUSC family protein; translation: MTDGLLRRFRWLYAPRLTDFGFALRTTIAALLALVLALWMEMDDPQWAPMTTWIVAQNSRGQSMSKARWRLLGTCLGAVVGVALIAAMPQSAWLLFPVLALWVGVCCGLATFLRNFHSYALVLMAFTSGLIALNAANAPHQVFDIALSRSTYIFLGILCESALAAVFAPSLIDVARREIGQKVGAAIGQATQALGSMMQGREEAFLKSRTLLGSVFSVSDQIEFSEVEMQHRTRAGDHARAALAAIAVVMSRGLGLSARMHATAALPAAFVTPLARAQALFASIQAAMAGPDPLAAIPALRAQLRNLGAECRQQLVNDIIAVSGPTPPGRAAGRQHLDGYILNASLGVLLVRLDAALAHLAATQVAPVHDHFHFSIPPWRDRTAAWHNGIRSAGAVLMGGLVWECTGWPDGATFAMFVVVTCSRFAANENPVRDSIGFLRGAVWAVLVAAIITFMVLPDQAVWETLVLSLFLPMMVGGLALRDARTAGTAAPYNNFLPFMVYPGNQSRLDELTFFNTNSAVVLGIGCSVLVFRLVLPFDPDAERWRMRRQIVRDLRRIALAPAIPDPGAWVNRLTTGFARLVRHASTMSDAQTNAYLDGVLSAMTVGLNLIRLRSLLARAGLPPAVNAAVERTLAAFGAWRGNPPVELARIVAASLAQMRDAVEGEANLSRRLDLGWSVAYLEILARELHTNARFFDITRRFHLPPDGMNRETA
- a CDS encoding phosphopantetheine-binding protein, with product MPVSTIEMDAPLFGDGLGLDSIDALELSLAIKRQYGVELRSDNADKVDIFRSVRSLTHYIAAHSPS
- a CDS encoding glycosyltransferase family 2 protein → MNPPAPRHLVVIPSYNTGPVLARTVAEALAFWPDVLVVVDGSTDGSANSLPALAATHPGLSVVHLPRNRGKGAAIHHGLRWARTHGYTHILTMDADGQHPAGQIGRFIDASCRAPAALILGRPVFAADAPALRVQGRRVSNWWARLETPGSDIGDSLFGFRVYPAADLLAVMDGVSGMRRYDFDPEAAVRLCWRGLACVNLDSPVRYLSHDEGGISHFHYLRDNLLLIRMHVRLMIIFLARLCLLPLRRRAART
- a CDS encoding 1-acyl-sn-glycerol-3-phosphate acyltransferase — translated: MARRGWHRIIFCIGLVYAVWAFAVFNTVALLLAPVVPRRWRGMVGRRWIWVMSRLSLNVLRGLGGIRCNPHDLKALAHIRNTVVVANHPSLMDAMLFTAYLPDLVCVTKQSLLDHPFYGAALRLAQYPGNDTPLRLIRSAVAHARAGQPILLFPEGTRSGRARADNAFHPAFAAIAMQAGCTVQTMVITTSSPYLRKGASLLRCPALPITYTVTRGATLPPQATRAMTSRELAGQVQAWLTEALARQAPHGGMA